The Hippocampus zosterae strain Florida chromosome 11, ASM2543408v3, whole genome shotgun sequence genome includes the window TGCCTTTCTCCAAGGCACAccgagggggagaaaaaatagaaaaaaaaaatctctgactGTCGGGTGAATATTCCTCTTTGCAAAATCTGTCTCTTTATTATCGTTCTTTTGTACTACTTTTTGTATGGCGCCGCTAACCTCTCATGTAcggtagctgaaaaaaaaaagtgtcacactAGTGCttctcttctgttttttttcttcactcctTATTTTGCTCCCTTTTTCCTTTCAAGAagtctttttccccccatcgCCTTGACACATGGCTGCTTACACATTGTGGCTTTACttggtgtgttttatttattttattttttttttgagaaagaCAACCTCATCAAGTTCACCTCGATCCGAGACATTGGACAGCTGAGTTAGttaaagatggggaaaaaaatcaaatgaaaggtGCACCCTGTCGAATTCACACTGGAATGCTGGAAGTGGTTTCGCGGCTCGGGTGGCGCCAAACGGGCCGCCGCGGCCACCACGACGACCACATTAGGGCGCTCGGAAGACAATGATGAGGGCAGATGTCGTATAattacgtttgttttttttttccactgcggAGAACATGCGAATATCGGATGTCGAAGCGAGAGCGAGATGCAATTCCTTCCGTTGTTATCCCAATGTGGGAAAGATGTGGACGCCGTCAAcgaaagatggggggggggggcacctctcGCCTTCCAAGCTTTTCGGCTACCGCCACGGAGTTGTTTTTATGCATCCTTGTGGCGCTTGTCGAGTCATGCGAGACCGCGCAGAAATTCCACACGCATTTCCTGAAGAAGTGGTTGATGGCTGACCATGTGGACTCGCAAAACGCATTTGGTGAGGCCAGCTTGCGGCAAATGTCATGCGGTCATCACCGAGCGAGGTCACTAAAAAAACTGACCACTAGATGTCAGCACTCATCCTTCACACTGTGTTGGTATAATTCTAAATGTgattggttttggaatgtgcaaTGAATCACCAATCTAAAATGGTGGTAAGCTTAGCCGTGAAGCATAAATGTTGCTTATTTGTGAGTCTTCTTCGCCCGAGGCCCCCAACCACTGAAAAGGCAGCTCCCGTGTTCATTCTTCTTTTGTCACATCGTCCATCCACTGCCTCCTTTTTTTACCTTGCTTAGGTGGATATTCCGCAATAATTTCAGCAAAGCTCCTAAAGCGTGAGGCTGCAGggggtcccccccacccccacccagtgCATAGCAAATGATTGACACCCTATTAGTGCTACCTTGTGTCTTTGGTTGATTTAAATTTTTCACagataattttactttgataaTACGGACAATTTGAACAATTAACAAACATCGATCCATTTTTGAACCTTCATCTCCCCGTTTGTCAGTAATtcgtaaccgctgtgcctgatGGGGAAGCGATGCAGTTTcgcttttatttcactttttatttcatttcatgacaAATGATGTATCATTGTCCGTCTATCGATGCCATTGACAGGCAGAATAATTAAATGGctcgtccactagatggcagaacgTACAATTAAACCTGCCTAGTCACCTGGAAACACTTGGAAAAATCCGATTTGGGCTTGACCGGCGCattttcaacagtttttttttgtgctcagccttgtcccagctgcacctgtaaGGCCACAATGTGAACACAAGCACGAGCCACCATGTGCCTGAACGCGTTCCGAAATTGCACTTGGGGGAAAAACACTTTGCCGACGTCGAAGGCCCTGCTGTCGTTTGACAACAGGGGGCTTCAACTCCtgatttttattcaagtgcatTGCCGGTCATTTGGATGTGATGGCCCGATAGTGAtgccatttttgtctttttatagGACTTGCAGTTGGAGTACGGTCACGAGTCGCCCTGTCTGCTCGGAGGAAACAAGTAAGTCCTCCTGGTTTTGTGGCTTTCGTTGCCTTTGTGCCTCATTGTTCCCTCTTAGCATTCCTACTTGTATCGTCTTGGGATTGATTTCATTTGCAACTCCAGGGCACTTTGTATACATATTTGCTGTATCACAATAGGACGGAAGACCGTCACGCAGTCTCGCCAAAGCGAAGCGGGATTGAATTACTTCAAATGTTTACTTTCCCGCTCCTAATAACTCCCTCGCGACGTGTTCCTCCCCATACAGGAGTCTTCTGAAATCGGTGGAGGAGGAGCTGCAGCAGAGGTGAGTCTGATCTCCTCCTCCACTCCCGCCCGCGTCTTGACTTGGCACCTTTtcgatcttttatttatttttgttgttgttgctgtcagCCTATCATCGTTAACCAGCCATTAATCGGGTCTGATCACGCGCCATTAACAACTCCTCGCTGTTCACGGCCTGTCAGCGTTTTGCACTCTGCTGGGTTTCGGCTTGGCTCTTTTACTGTCGCCCCGAGTTGAAAGGTTGCGCTTATTCACCGCTTTCCCGCAGAGCATGGCTTCCCACACACCGATACTCACACTCCACATATGCGCACGTTTGTCGTTGTTAATTCAAAGAGTGCAGCGGGCGTCTTAAGCGACGACACTGGCAAATCTGCGGGGATTCTTCTTGCCTTGTTTTTTCCCAAACGGCAATCTGTCGCTATATGTGCATTCTTGATTCTGTCAGTCATCACAAGTTGCACCTATCGTGTTAATAATTTGGGGATTTCAGCCCTTAAATGCAAGATGGAAAGAATTCAAGTTGGTCTATGAGGAatggaactcttttttttttttttgagtcacaATACTTCAGGAAATTAGGCTCTTTCATTGTTGAGTTTATAAGAAGTTGTTTGAAGGGTTGGCGGTTTGTGGTCAAAGCTTCACACggctctaaccccccccccaccccccaccctttgacctctcttcctcatcttccacttcctcctcttcccgTTGTCCTCTCCGACCACCTTTTGCTTGCGTCCTTTCTCCCTTCATCTTTCCCACCTGGAATCCCCGAAATCTCCCCTCCCCTTCCTATCTCCACCTCCGCTCCCAGGGGCCATGTGGCACACTTAggggatgatgaggatgaggaggatgatggTGCAGATGATGATGAAACTCACACTCAGTAAGTTCCCCAGTCAGAGAATGGGAAGCCTCTCCGTCCTCGTTTCCCTCCCTTGCCCGCATCAAAACGAAGGATGAGGAGCGgagggaggaggaaggaaggcttCCTGTTTGGCGCGACTGTTTCATCTGCGCATCTTGATGCAGCACACCGCACCATCACGCAACCTATgccacccgtgtgtgtgtgtgtgtgtgtgtgtgtgcgcgcgcgcatctTGGCAGCTTTTCATCTTTCCATAGAATGCCCTAACCCTAAAACTCACCCGGAAGCCATTATTTTTGCATGTTTCTGccgctatttattttttccaaatcttAGCAACCCTAACAGGATGCTCCTATAACACACTCAAGATGAGCGCGAATGGTGAATGGGTTCCAGTTTTTAGGGTCAGAGTGCAGCTTTGGTGTCAAAGTGATCTTTTTTCGCCTTTTGTACCCACTGCCATCTCTCTGTGcttcctcgtgtgtgtgtgtgcatacatgcCAATACTGCTCGCAGCATCTTTATCAGCTATTCGTTGACATGCGTTCTCATGCCTTCCTTTGCAAAAGCCATGGCGGAAAGGCTTTTGTTGTTCTGTGCTTTCCTTGatgcgcccccctccccccatccccaaaaGCTGGATAATCACCAATTCATGGGCAGAAACTCGTGCTTATTTCTGCGTCGTCGTCATTATCCAGCCGCTGTCCATCTCATTTACGTGTTCGTATCAGTCGTGTCGCTTTCATTCACGAGCCAGTAAATGTGTACTCTTATGAAGTAGAATGGAGTTCAAACTCTTCTTGCTGATGTTGTCATAACCGCATTTCCAAATTGACTTGCTAGCACCTCCCCGTGTAGAAGAGTTTCGAGAAAAATGCCAGCCCACATAAAGGGGAGGATAGCAAAGccttgtttgtattttcacttATGAAGGCAGCGCTTGGCCAGGCTGCTAAATTTGTGCTTGATCAATTTGTCAGCTTCTCCGTGCATGTGGCGCATGCATGAAATACAAATGGCCTCCAAACCCCGCGGCGACAACTCGGACAAACATTTAACAAGCTATAACCGCTCGCGCGGTTAGCCGATGCTAATCTGTGCTAACATTGCAGCTCTGCTAACCATTTGGCTTTCACTTGATATTGCTTTTGTTTCGTCTCCTGGAAAATGGCAGAACTCTGCCCAGGCTAGCTGCCAAGTCATGGGCAGACAATCGTAGTGAACTTGACAGTGTTGTGTAAATTGTGACATCATAGTCGAGTGAAATTCGGAGTTGCTTGCTCATGGAAGCATTTTCAGaacattagcattagccaaactgtggcgtttttttgttttgttttgttttacttcgGCACCTCTCGAAATAAGCAGCTAACCAACTTAcacggttgtttaatttcacacttcatGTGTGGCCATGAACTACAGAGAACTAATtatttgcaatttaaaaattgactttgcaataatatgtcccctttaatTGATTTTTACATGCAAAACAATAGTTGTAGTAACGTTAACTTCAAATGTGATGCACTGTCCTGTGGTGCAAAGTCAGTGTCACTCTCTCTTCACCTTTTCTCATCGTATAGTAAGATGAACACTATCCTGAGACCAAAGGTCCCGCCCCCGCTTCCGCCCAAGGtaggtgtagaaaaaaaaaaacgttttttccttCAGTGGAACAGTTAATTCTAACAATAGAGGGGCAAagtgtgaggggaaaaaaaattctcagccCCTTTTTGATTCCGCTTCCCTAGCCCAAGTCCATCAGCTCGCCGCAGCCCAAACAGGACGACAGCCAATCGCACAGCGAGGacgacagcggcggcggcgggaccATCAAGCGCTGTCCAGCCCCGCAGACGGCCAGCCCCGCCAAACCCGCCTCCAACGTGCCCCCGCGGCCGCCGCCCCCGAGGCTGCCGCCGCACCGCCGGAGCAGCCTAGGTAACGAGACCGCGAGCGAGCGCTCGGACGCAGACACCTGCGCCCCGGAGGACGATGGGAGCTTTAGGCATTTCTGGGAGTGGCTCCACACGCCTCACAcagaggaggagctggaggaggcgTGGGAGGTGCTGAAGGAGGTGAAAGAGGAGCAGGAAAAAGAGAATGAGGATGAGAGTAAGAGCCCGTAGTTTGATCGAATCCTTttgccccacccccctccagttGTCCTCTCCGACTGATTTATCTGTCCCATCAGTCTATTAATAGCAGTCTTTTTAATGTCCCCTGGACTGTGTTCGGAATCGCTCCCGATCCGCTACGCTGCGCCATACGAAATGAGTTTGCCATCTTGCCGTGCTGTCCGAATGCGTAGCGAGTAGGAATGAAAGCAAAAGACGAAAATATACCCACTAATTCGATTCCCCGGCATCGTGGTTTGCATGGCGATTCCACCAGCTCGGATGCTGGTCAGGCCGCTTAGAGCGCATCTTGTCTGACGCAAAAAGTGCATTCTACTTTTTGTTCTCTTGACATAATTGGAGAAGTTTGTCAGTCACTTACTGAACTTTTGTAGTTATCCTAAAAGTGTATTGCATATTATAAATTCAGATCTTCTGTCCATCATATAAGATAATCAATAAGGGATCCGATGAGTAAGTGGCAGCAAAAATGGAATCGGGATtgcaaatgtttcttttctCAAGTCCCATCTCTCGTGGGGAGTGCAAATTATCACCTGCTTAAGCGCCGTCggcgtatccccccccccccccccccccgcaaatgaTAAAAGTCGCGAACAAGGTATGGTCGCTTTAAAATCAATGTCTCCCCGTCGCGTGTGTTGTGCTGATACAGAAAAAGCAACCGTCACATGCAGTTGGAAATGAAAAGTGcgtttttttgtgtaaatgGTGTACAATGCGCTCATCTCAAAACAGTAATGActgaattaaatttaaaaaaaaacattaaatatagtGATGAGGGAATGATTCCGAACACGGCCCGTGTGTCTGTAGTTCTTTTTACCCATCAGCTTTTCGCTCTGCCCCGACACTAATGACTCTACACCTGATTGGTTGCTGCCACACATTTAACAGCGGCCGGCGGGCCTTCCCAATGAGGATGAAGGAAGAGGAGAGAACTTTTACTCGGAAAATAAGAGTCAAGATGACGTTTCACACGGCTGCATTTATCGTGCGAGCCTGCTCCcctcttccctccctccccaccaTTCCTCCACCCGCCTTGTAGTCAGTTTTCGCTCTCTATGTCGTCAGTCCCGTGAGTCCAACGATGCACGATCTCCTTCAAGCTTCGCCCCAGACTGacgcttttttttgtgctgcaggGAACGGCCTGAGCGCCTCACACAATGGTGAGCGCAACAGTCCTGCAGACAGACAACAGTCCacgatgccccctagtgtcccCATACGGAAGGACAAGAAGGATGTTCCGGTAATTTGTTCATCATGAGTCTCAGTAAATGATTTAAGAGCAGAAAGAAAGTcacctcataaaaaaaaaacaaatgtgttatcgtcatatttcttttaaaaaaattacattttccactttgtgtgtttgcgtgtcaaTCGATGTCAGATGCCAAGTAGCAACGGGCTCCCACCTACACCCAAAGTCCATGTAAGTGTTTCCGCGAACTTGCAGGTGTTAAGAATTGATCTCTGAGATTATTCGTCGTTTTCAATCACACCTCCTGCGCCGACGTTTGCAGATGGGTGCGTGTTTCTCCAAGGTGTTCAATGGCTGCCCTCTCAAGATTCACTGTGCCACCTCCTGGATCAACCCCGACACCAGAGGTACCAAATATAAAGGAGGGATATTTTGAATAAAGTTAATCGATGGTCTTATGACAATATTAAGGCAAAAACTAAATCGGaatataaaagaagaaaaaaaaggaatgaatcaTACAATTCGCACAAATTAATCAAAAGACGTGGGAGGAAGTAAAAACAAGATCCTACCTCAGTCTTGATAGTACATAAAGACAATACAAAATGTtcattgcagctctgcttacctttttgaCTTCGACACGATAGTCCCTCTGACAGCGTCGTCCGGCTGTAGCTTGAAAGTGGCGTATCTTCCCCCAGGCTAGCCGCCGGCTCATGTTGCGTTTGTCCAGCTGCcgagcttgttgttgttgtgtgttgtttcAGATCAATATTTGATATTTGGCGCCGAAGAGGGAATTTACACACTGAACCTGAATGAGCTGCATGAGACCACAATGGAACAGGTGAGTCATGCGCTTCCTTATTAGTATGCGGTAGATACTCTGGGTGGAGCCACAAATTGTACGGCATtttgtaacaacaacaacatgcctTGCCCCCTTGTGTCTGCGTAGCTTTTCCCTCGCCGCTGCACGTGGTTGTACGTCATGAACAATAATCTTCTCTCAGTATCCGGTAAGTCATTTCACAATTTGTCACAAGGCAATTAGTGACAGTGACATTTCCCACAAACAaacgattaactcattcagtactagccaattctggaccaagtctgaaaagacgtttaaaaatgtctttgggagtgaatgagttaaagggtgCTTCATTTGTGCCTTTACGTGTCTAGGAAAAGCCTCCCAGCTGTACTCTCACGGCCTGCCGGGACTCTTCGACCAGGCCAGGCAGCTGCAGAAGTTACCCGTAGCCATTCCCACACACAAGCTGCCTGATAAGATGATACCCAGGTAAAGGCTCCAAATAGCACCAATTGTACAATCcaaattttaaatatttgctCCCTGTTTGAATGAATGGAAACTCAAGTCAATCCCTTGATGGTTGAATTGTCATTCTTTCAAAAATATAACATTGCACAGCTGCTGGTTTCAATAATGCGTATAAAATAGTTTGTATGTTGTCATGTCCATGCTACAAATACTCATCATGATCCCAGCAGGGGGAAATCGGAATATAATATATTCATATCATAAATTCCTCTTATTAATAGCAAAAGAGTTCAATCGTTTCATGATCGTCATCGCTGAATTTGCGCAGAAGTTTCAAGGTAGCCAATGAAAAGGGCTCTCAGGTTTTGATAAAATACGGAACTGTACCTGACATTACATAAGCTCACATaattgtcacgttgcgtggtggaccccaaaaagcaggcaggagcagggtgtacttgaagaagtgtattgataaaacacagagaaaacaatATCCAAAAACAATCATAGTCCAAATTAGCAAACAACAATagcaactgaagctaaaacagagtCGTGACCAAAACACgaccgaaacaaacctgacagcagcaaaggaacagcaaacaaacgaacatgacGGTAGCAAacggcaacaatgacccgacaatgagcggtcgggctgggagtccctTTAAAGCAcgaattacctaatgaccaacaggtgtgcagctgcaggtggagccctacagtgccacctgttggtcccaaaccgaatcatgacaataataatgataataactcGAGTTATCTTGCCAGCAGAAAGTGTGCCAGCCTTCTGGTAGGAAAACAAACGGTATTATTCCAAAGTGAcacaaaatgatattttcacatAATTGGCCAAGAGTTCAATATTTAGGGTTTCGTCTCATTTCTGGACAGGTTTTAGATTTTtgtcagacgtttttttttgtccctccgTGAAATTGGAGGCGTGATTCCGAACCGTATAACTGCTCTCGAGTACGTCACCTAAGAGTTGAACGaaccttgttttgtttgtttgttggcggGTTGCTAATTTTGGATAAACCTCTTGACGTCACTAAATAATTACCAACGCAATTAAAGAAATACTGTAGTCACTTTTTAAGTTGcactattgtattttttttcttgaacaggAAGTTTGCCGTTTCCACGAAAATTCCGGACACTAAAGGGTGCCAAAAATGTTGCGTGGGTGAGTATTTTTATCACCCACAAATAGGTAGCATGAATGATTCAAATTGCATCGTGGCGTGAAAGGCAATTCATATTTTCAAAGTGTGCGGTGTTGTGATATGCTGTAAGATGATGTCATCGCAGTGAACCTCGTGTCTCCATTATTGCTGTTTGGGTGCGCAGTGCGCAACCCGTATACAGGCCACAAGTACCTCTGTGGGGCCTTCCAGTCCCACGTCATGCTGCTGGAGTGGGTGGAGTCCATGCAGAAGTTCATGCTCATCAAGGTCACAATGACATTTTCCGTGTTTTGAATCACCGTCGGCTGCTCTGTGAattcaaactcatctttttttggggacgGGGGTGCGAAACAGACCATCGACTTCCCTCTGCCGTGCCCACTGGAAGTCTTTGAGATGTTGGTGGTCCCAGAGCAGACTTACCCGCTCATCTGCGTGGCCGTGAGTAAAGGGAGCGAGCTCAACCAAGTGGTCCGCTTCGGCACGgtcaaccccaaccccaacgcTACCTCCTCCTGGTTCACAGAGACTGGTGAGAACGCACCCCTCTCGCATGCGTCAATTGCAATGAGCCTGCAGTTAGTCCCGCGGAAATGCCACAATGACGCCAATGCCCTGAAGCACTCCACTCGACAAGTTTCAAGAAAGAATGGTTAGCCAATCTTAACAGATGGATTTATACGACAGCGGTGCACAATCCttgtgccgtttttttttccccctgaattGAATGAGTGTGTAGCAACCACCATATGGCCGGACAGTTGAATAGCCAGAAGCCAACCAATGTCACCATGGTGCCAAATCGTAGCACGCTTTTTGCCTAAAGCATTAAAAGGCTTTTAAGTGTTGGCTATTTAAACACAAACTGTGTGGCAAAACACATGGATAGCAATAATCTAACATTGctcatatattttttgttttgcaaaaagggattcatgttcattcattcattcatcttccgtaccacttgatcctcactagggtcgcggggggtgctggagcccatcccagccgtttccgggcagtaggcgggggacaccttgaatcggttgccagccaatcgcagggcacacagagacgaacaaccattcgcactcacactcacacctcgggacaatttagagtgttcaatcagcctgccatgcatatttttggaatgtgggaggaaaccggagcacccggagaaaacccacgcaggcccggggagaacatgcaaactccacacagggaggctggagctggaatcgaacccggtacctctgcactgtgaagccgacgtgctaaccactggacttcatGTTACTGTAGTTTATTATACTGctccccggtggccaagtttttttctaaaattaGTTGTGTTTTTCTAAAGTAAAATATTATAGAGTGCGACCGTCCTTTAAAAAAGGATGATacattttttgttagttttttttaggggacgctggaacggattaatggtgtttccattcatttcattgggagCGGATAATTTCCAATGCGACCGGTTTGagttttcatcatttcatcacAGCCTAGCATAAAAGCACGGAGGTCTTTTACCAGGAGCTCTTGTGGTGACTCAGAATCCATCCCTTGCTCCTTCCACAAACACgcggacgcacgcacgcacgcacacacacacacacacacacacacacacacacacacacacacacacacgagtatcacgacccttgtgaggataaagcggatcggaaaatggatggatgataaaatGAGGCTGTTTTTagtctttttggaatgtggttgaAGATGAATTCATTGTTCCATTCTCGTCGATGTCTTGTGTctcgcttgatttttgtttCCGTCGTCTCCAAGTGTGTTTTTTCTTGCCACAGACACGCCTCAGACGTGCGTGATCCACGTCACGCAGCTGGAGAGGGACACCATCCTCGTCTGCCTGGACCGTGAGTCCACCTGCAGGTCTTTACGACGACTCCCGGTAAAGCAAACGCTTCTCATTTCTCGTTTCTCCGAATCAGGGTGTATCAAGATCGTCAACCTCCAGGGCCGACTGAAATCCAGCAGGAAGTTGTCGGCCGAGCTCACGTTCAACTTTCAGATCGAATCCAcaggtcaggaaaaaaaatatttgaaacgcATTCAACTCGAAGTTAAAGTAGTagctgtacttaaatgaaaggCAACGATATTCTGTGgtagccattttggtttttctttACAGTTTGTCTCCAGGATAGCGTGTTGGCCTTCTGGAGGCATGGCATGCAGGGGCGGAGTTTCAAGACCAACGAGGTGAGCCGGGTTTCTTTTTGCAGAAATCACATCactgtggttttgttttgtttttgtatgttatgtaaatctgtttttttttttgtgcattgccTCAAGATCACGCAGGAGATCTCGGACAGTACGCGTATCTTCAGACTACTGGGGTCAGACAGGTGGGCATAtgtgcatgcgcacacacacacacacacacacacacacacacacacacacacacacacacacactctgtggGACATTGTCTGATGCCTTCTGACAAAAAGACGAGATGACCACAGAGATCCTCATGACAGAGGCGTCACTCTGGCAAGGTATCCCTGACTCTCTGTTGGGAATTTTGAGGCCTGCTGACATTGAACATTTTGGACTGTTGgagaggaagtgtgtgtgtgtgggtgggggggtgtttttttgttttttgtgggtaaGGGGACGGTTCTTGCTTGGTGAGAGTGAAGACGCCAAAAGTCTACTAGTGTTGCTTTGAACAGTGGTGATGAATCACTGTTTGGCCATGTTCATTCAAACGCGCGGgcatttttcaaactttttgggggggatgggggggcttCCATGGGTCAGTGAAGTAAATAACGcaaaaatactttgttttgcacttgacagcctgcaaatcattttagtttttaatccATTCTCATCTCTATGCGcatatttgttctttttcagGGTGGTGGTGCTGGAGAGTCGGCCGACCGACAACCCGACAGCCCACAGCAACCTGTACATCCTGGCGGGCCACGAAAACAGCTACTGACACACTCGCTCacgcacacagatacacacacacatgctaacaggacacccccccctccccactccccCTGCATTAAGAGCCTAGCAACTAGCAAAGGGGAatgcaccccctcccccacccccccgccccttcaccTGCAACCCCCTTTCCAGTGTCTGAGAGACGCCGCGGTGCATTCAAGGGCAGATGACTTACGTAAGACACAATCCTGCTCATGATGCCCAACCAGGAGGTCGAACCTCCCACACCACTTGTACTACTTCGTTGTACACATTGCGCTACTACTGCGGCCATCTTGCACAGACCCAGCCCCctcacttttatttattgtggCATGATGTTAATCCGCCGGCAGGACGACAACTCTCCTGGTTTTATTGTgcgtggaggggaaaaaaaaacaaaaaagaggagAAGGCTTTCGGCCACCT containing:
- the LOC127610337 gene encoding mitogen-activated protein kinase kinase kinase kinase 3-like isoform X5; translated protein: MMNASVDLSRRNPQEDFELIQRIGSGTYGDVYKARNVNTAELAAIKVIKLEPGEDFAVVQQEILMMKDCKHSNIVAYFGSYLRRDKLWISMEYCGGGSLQDIYHVTGPLLESQIAYMSRETLQGLYYLHNKGKMHRDIKGANILLTDNGYVKLADFGVSAQITATLAKRKSFIGTPYWMAPEVAAVERKGGYNQLCDIWAVGITAIELAELQPPMFELHPMRALFLMTKSNFQPPKLKDKVKWTDNFHHFVKVALTKNPKKRPTAEKLLQHPFVSQPLSRTLAKELLDRAKNPDHNSYNDFDDDDPEPEFKYRGHFLAISPGARRAPRFPARRKSPVSVPHRIRSTSRSTREGKTLSEINFGQVKFDPPLRKETEPHHEPCDSEPYLDCVEELYYTARSNLDLQLEYGHESPCLLGGNKSLLKSVEEELQQSKMNTILRPKVPPPLPPKPKSISSPQPKQDDSQSHSEDDSGGGGTIKRCPAPQTASPAKPASNVPPRPPPPRLPPHRRSSLGNETASERSDADTCAPEDDGSFRHFWEWLHTPHTEEELEEAWEVLKEVKEEQEKENEDERNGLSASHNGERNSPADRQQSTMPPSVPIRKDKKDVPMPSSNGLPPTPKVHMGACFSKVFNGCPLKIHCATSWINPDTRDQYLIFGAEEGIYTLNLNELHETTMEQLFPRRCTWLYVMNNNLLSVSGKASQLYSHGLPGLFDQARQLQKLPVAIPTHKLPDKMIPRKFAVSTKIPDTKGCQKCCVVRNPYTGHKYLCGAFQSHVMLLEWVESMQKFMLIKTIDFPLPCPLEVFEMLVVPEQTYPLICVAVSKGSELNQVVRFGTVNPNPNATSSWFTETDTPQTCVIHVTQLERDTILVCLDRCIKIVNLQGRLKSSRKLSAELTFNFQIESTVCLQDSVLAFWRHGMQGRSFKTNEITQEISDSTRIFRLLGSDRRDDHRDPHDRGVTLARVVVLESRPTDNPTAHSNLYILAGHENSY
- the LOC127610337 gene encoding mitogen-activated protein kinase kinase kinase kinase 3-like isoform X3, which gives rise to MMNASVDLSRRNPQEDFELIQRIGSGTYGDVYKARNVNTAELAAIKVIKLEPGEDFAVVQQEILMMKDCKHSNIVAYFGSYLRRDKLWISMEYCGGGSLQDIYHVTGPLLESQIAYMSRETLQGLYYLHNKGKMHRDIKGANILLTDNGYVKLADFGVSAQITATLAKRKSFIGTPYWMAPEVAAVERKGGYNQLCDIWAVGITAIELAELQPPMFELHPMRALFLMTKSNFQPPKLKDKVKWTDNFHHFVKVALTKNPKKRPTAEKLLQHPFVSQPLSRTLAKELLDRAKNPDHNSYNDFDDDDPEPEFKYRGHFLAISPGARRAPRFPARRKSPVSVPHRIRSTSRSTREGKTLSEINFGQVKFDPPLRKETEPHHEPDLQLEYGHESPCLLGGNKSLLKSVEEELQQRGHVAHLGDDEDEEDDGADDDETHTHKMNTILRPKVPPPLPPKPKSISSPQPKQDDSQSHSEDDSGGGGTIKRCPAPQTASPAKPASNVPPRPPPPRLPPHRRSSLGNETASERSDADTCAPEDDGSFRHFWEWLHTPHTEEELEEAWEVLKEVKEEQEKENEDERNGLSASHNGERNSPADRQQSTMPPSVPIRKDKKDVPMPSSNGLPPTPKVHMGACFSKVFNGCPLKIHCATSWINPDTRDQYLIFGAEEGIYTLNLNELHETTMEQLFPRRCTWLYVMNNNLLSVSGKASQLYSHGLPGLFDQARQLQKLPVAIPTHKLPDKMIPRKFAVSTKIPDTKGCQKCCVVRNPYTGHKYLCGAFQSHVMLLEWVESMQKFMLIKTIDFPLPCPLEVFEMLVVPEQTYPLICVAVSKGSELNQVVRFGTVNPNPNATSSWFTETDTPQTCVIHVTQLERDTILVCLDRCIKIVNLQGRLKSSRKLSAELTFNFQIESTVCLQDSVLAFWRHGMQGRSFKTNEITQEISDSTRIFRLLGSDRRDDHRDPHDRGVTLARVVVLESRPTDNPTAHSNLYILAGHENSY
- the LOC127610337 gene encoding mitogen-activated protein kinase kinase kinase kinase 3-like isoform X7; amino-acid sequence: MMNASVDLSRRNPQEDFELIQRIGSGTYGDVYKARNVNTAELAAIKVIKLEPGEDFAVVQQEILMMKDCKHSNIVAYFGSYLRRDKLWISMEYCGGGSLQDIYHVTGPLLESQIAYMSRETLQGLYYLHNKGKMHRDIKGANILLTDNGYVKLADFGVSAQITATLAKRKSFIGTPYWMAPEVAAVERKGGYNQLCDIWAVGITAIELAELQPPMFELHPMRALFLMTKSNFQPPKLKDKVKWTDNFHHFVKVALTKNPKKRPTAEKLLQHPFVSQPLSRTLAKELLDRAKNPDHNSYNDFDDDDPEPEFKYRGHFLAISPGARRAPRFPARRKSPVSVPHRIRSTSRSTREGKTLSEINFGQVKFDPPLRKETEPHHEPDLQLEYGHESPCLLGGNKSLLKSVEEELQQSKMNTILRPKVPPPLPPKPKSISSPQPKQDDSQSHSEDDSGGGGTIKRCPAPQTASPAKPASNVPPRPPPPRLPPHRRSSLGNETASERSDADTCAPEDDGSFRHFWEWLHTPHTEEELEEAWEVLKEVKEEQEKENEDERNGLSASHNGERNSPADRQQSTMPPSVPIRKDKKDVPMPSSNGLPPTPKVHMGACFSKVFNGCPLKIHCATSWINPDTRDQYLIFGAEEGIYTLNLNELHETTMEQLFPRRCTWLYVMNNNLLSVSGKASQLYSHGLPGLFDQARQLQKLPVAIPTHKLPDKMIPRKFAVSTKIPDTKGCQKCCVVRNPYTGHKYLCGAFQSHVMLLEWVESMQKFMLIKTIDFPLPCPLEVFEMLVVPEQTYPLICVAVSKGSELNQVVRFGTVNPNPNATSSWFTETDTPQTCVIHVTQLERDTILVCLDRCIKIVNLQGRLKSSRKLSAELTFNFQIESTVCLQDSVLAFWRHGMQGRSFKTNEITQEISDSTRIFRLLGSDRRDDHRDPHDRGVTLARVVVLESRPTDNPTAHSNLYILAGHENSY